From Granulimonas faecalis:
CAAGAAGATGTCCAAGAGCTACGGCAACTACGTGGGCCTCACCGACGACGCGGCCGACATGTACGGCAAGCTCATGTCCATCCCCGACGAGCTCATCGCCACGTACTACCGCCTGGCCTCCACCCTTCCCGTGGACGAGGTGGACGCCATTGAGGCCGGGCTTTCCGACGGCACGGCCGACCCCTACCGCCTCAAGCGCGAGCTGGCCGCCAACATCTGCGACCTCTACCACGGCGAGGGGGCGGGCGAGAAGGCCGCGGCGGCTTTCGACGCCCTGTTCAAGGAGCACAAGCGCCCCGACGCGCCCGAAGTGGCCGTGGAGCTTGTCCCCAACGACGAGGGCTGCATCTACCTGCCGCCCGTGCTCGTGGCCTGCGGCCTGGCAAAGTCTGCCGGCGAGGCCCGGCGCCTCATCGACGGCGGCGCCGTGCGCCTGAACGACGAGCCGGTGGCGCCCAAGGACTACAACGTCGACCCGGCCCGCGTCGCGGGCGCCTTCGTCCAGGTGGGCAAGCGCCACGCCGCACAGCTGGTCTAGGCCGTGGGGAAGCGCTTTTTGGAGCTGTTGGCGCCGGCCGGCACAAAAGACGCCTTCTGGGCCGCCTTGGCAGGCGGTGCCGACGCCGTCTACTGCGGCTTGGGCAACGACTTCAACGCCCGCCGTGGCGCCGACAATTTTGACGACGAGACGTTCGCCACATGCTGCCGTGCCGCGCACGTGGCCGGCGCTCGGGTGTTCGTGACGTTCAACGTGGTCATCCAAGACGACGAGATGCCCCGCGCCCTGGCGAGCGTGGCCAGGGCCGTGCGCTTGGGCGCGGACGCCCTCATCGTCCAAGACTGGGGCCTCGCCGCCGAGGCCAAGCGCCGGTGGCCTGAGGTGGAGGTGCATGTCTCCACCCAGGCCAACGTGCAGGACCCTCACGGCGTGGCCTGGTGCGGCCAACAGGGTTTTGAACGCGTGACCCTGTCGCGCGAGCTCGCGCTTGACGAGATCGCCGCATGCTGCGCCACGGGAGTGGAGTGCGAGGTCTTTGGCCATGGGGCGCTGTGCTTTTGCTACTCCGGCCTCTGTCAGATGAGCTCGCTGCGCGGGCCTCGGTCGGCCAACCGCGGACTGTGCGCACAGCCCTGCCGGCTGCCCCACACCCTCGAGGACGCCTCGGGCAGAAGGCTCGGCCCCGTTTCGTGGGAGCGGGGCCTTTGTCCCAAAGACGCGCTCTCGCTGAGCCACTTGGCCGAGCTCGTGGACGCGGGCGCCGGCTCTCTCAAAGTGGAGGGCCGCATGAAGGCACCTGAGTACGTGCTCTCCGTGGTCTCCGCCTATCGAGAGGCCGTCGACGCCGCGGTGGGCGATGCCAAAGGGCCAGTCGACCCCGATGGGGCGCTTTACCGCCGGCTCAAGCGGGCCTTCAACCGCGACTTCACCGACGCCTATCTCATGGGCCGCTCGGGAAACGACATGATGAGCTACGAGCGCTCCAACAACCGCGGCGAGACCGTGGGCACGGTCATGGCCTGCTCTGCGTCCGAGGCGTCCGTGGCCTTGGACGCGCCCGTGGGCAAGGGCGACCTGCTCGAGTTTCGGCCGGTGGATGCCCCCGACACGTTCTTCTGCGTCACGGCCCAGGCAGACGCTGCCGCCGGTGCGCGCTTTGCCTGCCCCGTGCGGCGCCGAGTGCCTACGGGCACCCCGGTAAGGGTGCTGAGGAGCCAAGCGGCCCTTGACGCCGTCTCTGCCGTGGAGGGGCGCGCCTGGCCGAGACGTAGGCCCGTGGACGTGGCCGTGCGCTGCGTCCTCGGCGAGCCGCTGCGGGTGCGCCTGTCGTGCGCGGACGGCAGCGCTTGCGCCGAGGCCGTGGGCCCTGTGGTGGAGGCCGCGCGTACGAAGGAGCTGGTCGAGCAAGACGTCGCCGCCCATGTGGGCCGCATGGGGGAGACCCCTTTTGAGGCCGCCTCCATGGATGTGGAGCTCTCGCCCGGCTGCGGCATGGGCTTTTCTGTGCTGCACCGCGTGCGCGCCGAGGCGGCCTGCGCCCTGGTGGCCGCCATCGAGGCACCTTACGAGGAGCGTGCCGCTGCAGCGGCCGCGCCCCCGTCGTGGGAGGTATGGGGCGAGCAGTGCGCCGAGCGTCGCACACGGCGGGCAGGTAGCGCCCGACGCCGCGTTCCACGGGACGCCAAGGACCGTGAAGGGGCCCTGCGACAAGCGGCCCTTCGCGCCGAAGTTTGCTGCTTGGCGCCCTCGCCCGAGGTAGCCCATACCGCTTTTGAGGCCGGGGCAGGGCGCGTCTATGTGCCGGGAGACGAGCTTCTGGCCGCGCCCGAGGCCTTTCCGGCCGGCTGCATCCCCGTTTTGGACGAGGTCTGCCGCGAGCCCGACCACAGCCGCATCGACCCGCTCGTTGTGGCCGATGCCCCCGTCGCCGTGGGAAACGTGAGCGAGCTTGCCCTGGCGGCCGAGCGCGGGGCCGCCCCGGAGGTGCGCGGCTGCATTCCGGTGCACAACCGCAGCTGCGTGGAGGCCCTGGAGGAGGCGGGCGCCGCGGCGTTCTGGCTCTCTCCGGAGCTCACCGTGGCGCAGATGGCCCCGGTGTGCCGCGCCGCCTCGGTGCCTGTGGGGGTCACGGTGTACGGGGCCGTGCGCGCCATGACGAGCGAGCACTGCGTGCTCCAGATGGCCGACGCCTGCATCCATGACTGCGTTTGCTGCCGCCTGCGCGAGCGCGACCTTTACCTGCGAAACATCGACGACCGCAGGCTGCCCGTGCGCACCGACCGCCAGGGCCGCTCGCGCATTTGGTGGGACGAGCCCGCAGACTCCGTGCCCAAGGTGCGCGAGCTCTTGCTGGCAGGGGTGGAGCGCCTTTTGGTGGACGCCACCCTGCTCGACGCCGACGGTGCGGCCCGTCAGGTGCGTCGCGCCGCCGACGCCCTGACGGCCGTGGCGGCAGGAGAGGCCCTGCCCGCGCCGGAGCCCGGCAGCACCTTGGGCCATCTCTTCTCCAAGGTGGACTGAGGCGGGGTGCTTCGACGAATTTAGCTCTGTCGCTGTACAGGCGCCCCTGTTGGCCGGAATGGTCCGTTCGGACAACGACACATTCCGGCAAAAGGAGAGGGCCATGGCCGACGACGCCCAGAGCCATCGGGAAAGCCCCGCGAGACCCCAGCCTCCCGAGGCGATGCCGCCGTCCGGGAGTTCCGGCTCTCAGGGTGCGCTGGGCCACGGCCGGCGCACCCTGGCGATCGTGGCGTGCGTGACCGCCCTTGCGGGCCCGTGCCTGGGCGTGTGGGCCTTCTCGGCCGGCGCGGCGTCCGTAAACCGGCAGACATCGGCCCAGCAGCCGCAGGCCGCTTCCTCCTCGTCCTCAGGCACGGTTTCGGACGGCGCCGATGCCGGTGGGGGCGCCGTCACGTCTGTGGACGGCCTGGCATCCGGTGGCCGGGGCTATTGGCAGCTCGAGGTCAACGACCGCCCTGCCGCGGCCAGCACGCCGGTGGCCGCAGGCGACCGGGTGGAGTGCGACTTCGAGGACTTCAACTAGGACGTCCGGCGGGCGCCGGCGCCCGGCTCTTCTCAGGGCCTTCACCTATCGACGTCATGAAGCTGGTACCATGCCGAAAGAAAACACCTGCGCCTCGCCGGGATTTCGCGAGGCGCCGACCCAAAGGAGGCCCCTATGGCCGTTGACGAAGAGCTGCTCGAGAAGGTGCTCGATGCCGTGCGCCCCAGCCTGCAGGCTGACGGCGGCGACTGCGAGCTTGTGGGCGTGGACGAGAACGGCGTCGTCTCCCTCGAGCTCAACGGCGCATGCGCCGGCTGTGCCCTTTCGGGCATGACCCTTTCCATGGGTATCGAGCGCGTTCTCAAGGAGCACGTCCCCGGTGTCACCGCCGTCCGCGCCGTCTAGGGGTGAGCACCAGCGGGTCCGTTGAGGACAGGCGCACCAGGCCGCTTTCCATAAAACAAAACATGGCGTGGAACAGCGCGGGCTCGTTTTTCAACCTGCTCTGCCAGTGGCTTATCACCGTGCTTGTGCTGCGCCTCTCCGTGGGCTACGACGCAGCGGGCGTCTACTCCTATGTGATGAGCGTCTATCTCATCTTTGCGCCCGTGGTGGACTACCGCCTGTATGTCTATCAGATCAGCGACCTTCACGGCGAGCATACCCTGGGAGAGTACCTGGGGCTGCGGCTGATCACAGGGGGCCTGGGCATCGTCTTGCTCATGGCCTACTCCCTGGTCACAAGCGCTTCCGACCTGCTGCTTCCCATCTTTTGCTATGCCCTCTATAAAGTGGCCGCCACCACGCTCGATGCCGTGCACGGCTTTGAGCAGGTGCGCGGCCGCATGGACTACATCGGCATCTCCTACGCCCTCCAGGGCCTTGTGACCATCGTGGTGTTCGCCGGGGTCTTCGCGGCAACCCAGAACCTCACCCTCGCCCTGTTCTGCCTCTTTCTGGGCATGTGCGCCGTGGGCGTCTTCTACGACCTGCCCCATGGGCGCTACTTCACCGAGTTCAAGGTGGGCATTTCCTGGCCCAAGACCAAGCGCATGCTCGTGCGCTGCGCCCCTGCCGTGATCGCTTTCGTCACCATTTCGGGTGCCACGTCCGTTCCGCGCCAGTACCTGATGGTCGCCATGGGCGAGGCGGCCCTTGGCGCCTACGGGACCATGGCGGCCCCCATGGCCATCGTGCAGACCGGGGCGGCCTATATCTACAACCCGCTGCTGGGCTACTTCACCGACGCCTACGAGCGCGGCGACGGCGCCCGCTTCTGGAGGCTCATGGGCCTTGTGGCGGCAGGCATCGCGGCCATCGGCGTCGTGTGCATTGCGGGCGTGGAGCTGTTCGGCGAGTTTCTCTACACCCTCGTGTACGGCTCGCGCGTTGCAGACTATGTCTACCTCCTGCCGCCGCTCGTGGGGGCCTCGCTCGCCATTGCCTTTTTGAGCTTTATGGACAGCCTCGCCGCCGCGGTGCGCCTGTTCAAGATCAACCTTGCAGGCGGCGGCATTGCCCTGGCGGTCTCCCTTGCGGCCATGGTGCCCCTGGTGGCGGCGTTCCAGCTCAACGGCGTCACGTTTGCCGTCGTCCTCTCCTGCCTGTGCGGGGGCGGCTTTAACATGCTCGCGCTACGCCGCTCCATGGCAAAACGCTTTAGCCAGGGGGAGGGGAGCGGCCCTGTGGGGCGCCCCTAATCGAAAAAAGACCTTATCCGCTCGAAAGGAGCCTGCCATGGTCTTGTCGGACCGAGACATCAAACGAAAGCTTGCCGAGGGCCGCATCGTCATCGAGCCCTTGCTCGACCGCGACGTGCAACCGGCCTCCGTCGACGTCCGCTTGGGCGCCAACTTCAGGATCTTCCGCAACTCCACCCACGCCTTCATCGACCCCATGGCCGACCAGCCCGACCTCACGGAGGAGGTCGTGGTGGAGCCGGGCGAGGCCTTCATCCTGCACCCGGGCCAGTTCGCCCTCGGCACCACCCGGGAGCGCATCGTGCTCCCCGACGACGTCCTCGGCAAGCTCGAGGGCAAGTCGACCCTGGGGCGCCTGGGCCTCATGATCCACTCCACCGCCGGCTACGTCGACCCCGGCTGGGACGGCGAGCTCACGCTCGAGCTCTCCAACGTGGCCACGCTGCCCATCATGCTGCGCCCCGGCATGCGCATCGGCCAGTTGAGCTTCGAGCGCATGAGCAGCCCCGTGGAGCGGCCCTATGGGTCGGCGGCCTTGGGCAGCCACTACCAGGGGCAGATGGGCGCAACCGCCTCCCGGGTGCTCACCGACTGAGATGCGGCCCACGATTTAAGCTTGATGTGAAACAATGCAATATGATGAGGATTACGCCTTTGCTCGATTGAAGGCGTAGCCTAGTGTGCCGGCCGCAACGGCGGTCGGTTTTTTATCTGCCGAGCTGAGGGGAAGGGAAGGACCTTGAACAAGCGGGCCTTTCTTTTTCTGGGGGCGCTCCTCTGCGGCGCCGTGGCGTTTGGTGCGCCCACGGCCGCGCGGGCCGAGGCGCTTCCGTCAAATTACGCGAAAATCTATGTTGTGTCGGGTGCCGACACCGACGCCATCGTCTTGGAGAGCGTGCGCGACGGCCAAAAGGTCTTTGGCGTCGTGGACGCCGGCGAGGACGACGACGCCCCCGACGGCAGCGACCCGCGCTACCCTGCGCGCCCGGGCATTACCCGCGGGTCCGGCATCACCGACCGCGTGTTCGCGCTGCTCGACGGCTTGGGCGCCACCGCTGACAACGTGGAGTTCTTTATCGGCACGCATCCCCACAGCGACCACATCGGCGGCGCCGACGAGCTGATAGAGCGCTACCGCCCTGAGCGCGTGTACCTGATGCCCTACAACGACGACTGCGTCTCGACACCCTCCCGCCTGTGGGACAACCTGTACGTCTACGACCAGGCCGTTGCCGCCGTCGAGTCTTGCGGGGCCGTGCTCGTCCAGTCGTTCGACCCTGCCGCGCCCGTCAATCCCGGCGTGACCACCGATGGGGACGGCAACGTGGTGGTGGACCCATCTCCGCAGGTGGGGAACCCGAGGTTCTCGCTGGGCGCCATGGAGCTCGAGGTGGTCAACTACGACCAGGACTACCTCTCCCAGCCCAAGTGGGACGCCAACGAGTTCTCGCTGGGCGTTGTCGTGTCCGCCAACGGGCACAGGGCCTTTCTGGCCGGCGACATCGACAACGTGGACGGCGACGAGGACCGCCTGGCCAGACAGGTGGGCAACGTGGACGTCATGAAGGTCGCCCACCACGGTTGGGCCAAGTCCAACACCTCGGCCCTCATGGAGGCCTTGGACCCCGACATGTGCGTGATGACCGCTCCCATGCGCACCGTCACCCCTTCGGACGCGCTGCTCGGCTGGCTTGCCGGTCGCAGACCCCTGGTCCAGTTCATGGATACCGGCACGGCGCGGCGTGCGGGCCTCGACTCCATCATCATCGACCTCACGGGCGCCGTCATCACCAACAACTGGCCGGAAGACGCCGACGCCACCTACGTGCGCAACGAGTCGCCCCACTGCGTGTCGATCGTGGGCGGCCACCTCAAGCCCTTGGTCGGCTGGCACACGGACCCGGCCGGGAACCGCCGTTATTTCGACGACAGCTGCTTTGCGGCGGAGAGCCGCTGGGTGAGCGCCGACGGCGGGCGCTATTGGGTGGACGCCGAGGGCCTGGTGGCCAGCGGCGGCACCGCCAAGATGGACGACGGCTCCATGCGCCTTTTTGATGCGGGCGGGAAGCTGGTGGAGGGCAGCGGCTGGAAGCTGTTGTCCGGCCGCTACTACCTGCTCGACCGAGACTCCCGGGTTCTCATCGGCTGGCAGAGAGTGGGTGGCGACACCTACTACCTCGACCCCCAGACCGGCGTTATGGCCACGGGTTGGACCAAGGCGGGCGATGACTGGTACTGGCTGCGTCCCAACGGCGCCAGGGGGTCCGGCTGGCTCAACGACCGCGGCGCCTGGTACTTCCTCGACCGCTCCTCGGGCGCCATGCAGGTCGGATGGCTCAACGTGGACGGCTCGCGCTACTTCTTTGACAGGGGAACGGGCGTCATGGCCACCGGCTGGACCAAGGTCGACGGCACGTGGTACTGGCTGCGCCCCACGGGCTCCTCATGGGGCCCGCAAGGGTCGGTGGGCACAGGATGGCTCCAGGACGGCGGCCGGTGGTACTACCTCTCGGGCTCCGGCGCCATGACCACGGGGTGGCAGCGCGTCGGCGGCGCCTGGTACTGGCTGCGCCCCACGAGCTCCCCGTACGGCCCGGAGGGTTCTATGGGCACAGGCTGGCTCGACGACGGCGGCACGTGGTACCACCTGTCTGGCTCCGGCGCCATGGACACCGGCTGGCTCAAGAAGGGCGGCTCCTGGTATTGGCTGGCAAGCTCCGGCGCCATGCAGGTCGGCTGGCAGCGAGTGGGCGGCACGTGGTACTACCTCGACCCCAAAACGGGCGGGGCCATGGTCACGGGCACTGTGGTCATCGACGGGCGGCAGGAGCGGTTCTCGTCGTCCGGTGCCTGGTTGGGCTAGGCCGTCTTAGGTCACGTCCCCCATCTCGGTTTGGATCCTTATGCTCAACGAGCTCTACCATAGCCTCAGCCCTGTCGCCTTCGAGCTGGGGCCCCTCGTGGTGCGCTGGTACGGCCTTGCCTACCTCGCGGCCTTCGTTGTGGGCGGCCTCGTCATCGGGCGCATCGTCAAGCGCTGGTCGCTCGACCTGTCGGCAGACGACATCATGACCGGCGTCATCGGCGTGGCCTTCGGCGCCATCATCGGCGGCCGCCTGGGCTACGTCCTGTTCTACGGCGCCGGCTACTATTGGGCGCACCCGCTGGAGATCCTCGCCTTC
This genomic window contains:
- a CDS encoding peptidase U32 family protein, which gives rise to MELLAPAGTKDAFWAALAGGADAVYCGLGNDFNARRGADNFDDETFATCCRAAHVAGARVFVTFNVVIQDDEMPRALASVARAVRLGADALIVQDWGLAAEAKRRWPEVEVHVSTQANVQDPHGVAWCGQQGFERVTLSRELALDEIAACCATGVECEVFGHGALCFCYSGLCQMSSLRGPRSANRGLCAQPCRLPHTLEDASGRRLGPVSWERGLCPKDALSLSHLAELVDAGAGSLKVEGRMKAPEYVLSVVSAYREAVDAAVGDAKGPVDPDGALYRRLKRAFNRDFTDAYLMGRSGNDMMSYERSNNRGETVGTVMACSASEASVALDAPVGKGDLLEFRPVDAPDTFFCVTAQADAAAGARFACPVRRRVPTGTPVRVLRSQAALDAVSAVEGRAWPRRRPVDVAVRCVLGEPLRVRLSCADGSACAEAVGPVVEAARTKELVEQDVAAHVGRMGETPFEAASMDVELSPGCGMGFSVLHRVRAEAACALVAAIEAPYEERAAAAAAPPSWEVWGEQCAERRTRRAGSARRRVPRDAKDREGALRQAALRAEVCCLAPSPEVAHTAFEAGAGRVYVPGDELLAAPEAFPAGCIPVLDEVCREPDHSRIDPLVVADAPVAVGNVSELALAAERGAAPEVRGCIPVHNRSCVEALEEAGAAAFWLSPELTVAQMAPVCRAASVPVGVTVYGAVRAMTSEHCVLQMADACIHDCVCCRLRERDLYLRNIDDRRLPVRTDRQGRSRIWWDEPADSVPKVRELLLAGVERLLVDATLLDADGAARQVRRAADALTAVAAGEALPAPEPGSTLGHLFSKVD
- a CDS encoding NifU family protein, with translation MAVDEELLEKVLDAVRPSLQADGGDCELVGVDENGVVSLELNGACAGCALSGMTLSMGIERVLKEHVPGVTAVRAV
- a CDS encoding lipopolysaccharide biosynthesis protein, coding for MAWNSAGSFFNLLCQWLITVLVLRLSVGYDAAGVYSYVMSVYLIFAPVVDYRLYVYQISDLHGEHTLGEYLGLRLITGGLGIVLLMAYSLVTSASDLLLPIFCYALYKVAATTLDAVHGFEQVRGRMDYIGISYALQGLVTIVVFAGVFAATQNLTLALFCLFLGMCAVGVFYDLPHGRYFTEFKVGISWPKTKRMLVRCAPAVIAFVTISGATSVPRQYLMVAMGEAALGAYGTMAAPMAIVQTGAAYIYNPLLGYFTDAYERGDGARFWRLMGLVAAGIAAIGVVCIAGVELFGEFLYTLVYGSRVADYVYLLPPLVGASLAIAFLSFMDSLAAAVRLFKINLAGGGIALAVSLAAMVPLVAAFQLNGVTFAVVLSCLCGGGFNMLALRRSMAKRFSQGEGSGPVGRP
- the dcd gene encoding dCTP deaminase; this encodes MVLSDRDIKRKLAEGRIVIEPLLDRDVQPASVDVRLGANFRIFRNSTHAFIDPMADQPDLTEEVVVEPGEAFILHPGQFALGTTRERIVLPDDVLGKLEGKSTLGRLGLMIHSTAGYVDPGWDGELTLELSNVATLPIMLRPGMRIGQLSFERMSSPVERPYGSAALGSHYQGQMGATASRVLTD
- a CDS encoding MBL fold metallo-hydrolase; the protein is MNKRAFLFLGALLCGAVAFGAPTAARAEALPSNYAKIYVVSGADTDAIVLESVRDGQKVFGVVDAGEDDDAPDGSDPRYPARPGITRGSGITDRVFALLDGLGATADNVEFFIGTHPHSDHIGGADELIERYRPERVYLMPYNDDCVSTPSRLWDNLYVYDQAVAAVESCGAVLVQSFDPAAPVNPGVTTDGDGNVVVDPSPQVGNPRFSLGAMELEVVNYDQDYLSQPKWDANEFSLGVVVSANGHRAFLAGDIDNVDGDEDRLARQVGNVDVMKVAHHGWAKSNTSALMEALDPDMCVMTAPMRTVTPSDALLGWLAGRRPLVQFMDTGTARRAGLDSIIIDLTGAVITNNWPEDADATYVRNESPHCVSIVGGHLKPLVGWHTDPAGNRRYFDDSCFAAESRWVSADGGRYWVDAEGLVASGGTAKMDDGSMRLFDAGGKLVEGSGWKLLSGRYYLLDRDSRVLIGWQRVGGDTYYLDPQTGVMATGWTKAGDDWYWLRPNGARGSGWLNDRGAWYFLDRSSGAMQVGWLNVDGSRYFFDRGTGVMATGWTKVDGTWYWLRPTGSSWGPQGSVGTGWLQDGGRWYYLSGSGAMTTGWQRVGGAWYWLRPTSSPYGPEGSMGTGWLDDGGTWYHLSGSGAMDTGWLKKGGSWYWLASSGAMQVGWQRVGGTWYYLDPKTGGAMVTGTVVIDGRQERFSSSGAWLG